The Apium graveolens cultivar Ventura chromosome 6, ASM990537v1, whole genome shotgun sequence genome contains a region encoding:
- the LOC141664105 gene encoding uncharacterized protein LOC141664105, whose product MVQSLDFRSFIVRARVLKLYRQALKITKRAPCDSKAELRNIIRQEFESQRNCNDKQRVRFLISDGLERLKRLDEMLDMQGH is encoded by the exons ATGGTTCAGTCGTTGGATTTCCGAAGTTTCATTGTTCGTGCTCGAGTGCTCAAGCTGTATAGACAAGCACTGAAAATCACAAAAAGGGCACCATGTGACAGTAAAG CGGAATTGAGAAATATAATTAGACAAGAGTTTGAGAGTCAACGAAATTGCAATGACAAGCAGAGGGTACGTTTCTTAATCAGTGATGGACTAGAGAGATTAAAGCGCTTGGATGAGATGCTTGATATGCAAGGCCATTGA